In a genomic window of Anaeromicrobium sediminis:
- a CDS encoding YcaO-like family protein, with product MDLFSTRKYKDELPIDTINRIRNILTELGLLTVETGWQNSADGFYSINLNIANTDLRTNGKGTTQHYALASAYGELMERLQNQSFFRLNKDLSKKSLEYKGFYYAPDEKNLSLDAFMNSKEDWIKEQMAKINGTIDKKELLEKWKLISYEDTPSDFIGLPYLNIINNKISHIPIKMISKMYMSNGMCGGNTVEEALVQGLSEVFERYVNKEIIKNRITPPTIPVSYLEKFPKIKNMISQIESSGNYEVIVKDCSLGEGYPVVGVIYINKDDQTYFIKFGAHPIFEIALERTLTELLQGQDIRSMRGVTEYTYKTEIEDEEDNIIGIFVDGSGFYPAEIFNPNFSYDFKEFEDHRPSSNKEMLRYLVNLLKKKGYNVFIRDVSFLGFPSFHIIVPRFSEIYELDNIKAIDDYGNYNKIKRYIRNLENISKEEMKEMMDFFHNSNYNSEASITQLLNLPVKNIFPWYYVKIDLFIAALYYKDGDYVKAHEAMSKYINNMEQNLYNKMEKTYYKCARDYVGTKIDGLDEEDTIKRLSTFYPVSIIYGVIGDFGNPEKILSRYGQMECWNCKECDLREHCLYEEMEKVYKRLKDKYVENPINQNKLKETLNMA from the coding sequence ATGGATTTATTTAGTACGAGAAAATATAAGGATGAGTTACCTATAGATACTATTAACAGAATTAGGAATATCCTTACGGAATTAGGACTCTTAACAGTGGAAACAGGATGGCAAAATTCTGCTGATGGTTTTTATTCTATAAATCTAAATATTGCAAATACAGATTTGCGTACAAATGGAAAAGGAACTACACAACACTATGCATTAGCAAGTGCCTATGGAGAACTTATGGAAAGATTACAAAATCAGTCTTTTTTTAGACTCAACAAAGACCTTAGTAAAAAATCATTAGAATACAAAGGTTTTTACTATGCTCCAGATGAAAAGAACTTAAGTCTAGATGCGTTTATGAACAGTAAGGAAGATTGGATAAAGGAGCAAATGGCTAAAATAAATGGAACAATAGACAAAAAGGAACTATTAGAAAAGTGGAAACTCATTTCATATGAGGATACACCTTCTGATTTTATAGGTTTACCCTACTTAAATATAATCAATAATAAGATATCACATATTCCAATTAAAATGATCTCAAAGATGTATATGTCTAATGGTATGTGTGGAGGAAATACAGTGGAAGAAGCTTTGGTACAGGGGTTATCTGAAGTATTTGAAAGATATGTGAATAAGGAAATCATAAAAAATAGAATAACACCTCCAACCATTCCAGTAAGTTATTTAGAAAAGTTTCCTAAAATAAAGAATATGATATCTCAAATAGAATCTAGTGGAAATTATGAAGTAATCGTAAAAGATTGCTCATTAGGGGAAGGATATCCAGTAGTAGGAGTAATTTATATTAATAAGGATGATCAAACCTATTTTATTAAATTTGGTGCCCATCCAATCTTTGAAATAGCCTTAGAGCGAACCTTAACTGAACTTTTACAAGGGCAAGATATTAGAAGTATGAGAGGGGTAACAGAGTACACATATAAGACAGAAATTGAAGATGAAGAAGACAATATTATAGGTATATTTGTAGATGGGTCCGGTTTCTATCCTGCTGAAATATTTAATCCAAACTTTAGTTATGATTTTAAGGAATTTGAAGACCATAGGCCATCAAGCAATAAGGAAATGTTAAGATATTTAGTGAATTTACTAAAAAAGAAAGGATATAATGTATTTATAAGAGATGTATCCTTTTTAGGTTTTCCAAGTTTCCACATTATTGTGCCAAGATTCAGTGAAATTTATGAGTTGGATAACATTAAGGCAATAGATGACTATGGTAATTATAATAAAATCAAAAGATATATAAGAAATTTAGAAAATATATCCAAGGAAGAAATGAAAGAAATGATGGATTTTTTCCATAATTCAAATTATAATAGTGAAGCGTCTATTACTCAATTATTAAATCTTCCTGTGAAAAACATATTTCCTTGGTATTATGTGAAAATTGATTTATTTATTGCTGCCCTATATTATAAGGATGGTGATTATGTAAAAGCGCATGAAGCCATGAGTAAATATATTAATAATATGGAACAAAATCTATATAACAAAATGGAAAAGACCTATTATAAATGCGCTAGAGATTATGTTGGAACAAAGATAGATGGTTTAGATGAAGAAGATACCATAAAGCGTTTAAGTACCTTTTATCCAGTATCTATTATTTATGGAGTAATAGGTGATTTTGGAAATCCAGAGAAAATTCTTAGCCGCTATGGGCAGATGGAATGTTGGAATTGTAAAGAATGTGACCTAAGAGAACATTGCTTGTATGAGGAAATGGAAAAGGTATATAAGAGATTAAAAGATAAGTATGTGGAAAACCCCATAAATCAAAACAAGTTAAAAGAAACGTTGAATATGGCTTAA
- a CDS encoding YlbF family regulator gives MSVQQTARALVRDIKSTKEFAELKRAKADIEKYKDLKEEIERFQRKQMEIFSGNRSKRESERLAAQLDQEFKSFSRNPQVNRFIRAGKNFNNMMSKLYKEINNQLDSELK, from the coding sequence ATGAGTGTACAACAAACAGCTAGAGCCTTAGTGCGTGACATTAAAAGTACTAAAGAATTTGCTGAATTGAAAAGAGCCAAAGCTGATATAGAAAAATATAAGGATTTAAAGGAAGAAATAGAAAGATTTCAAAGGAAGCAAATGGAGATATTTTCTGGAAATAGATCTAAAAGGGAATCGGAACGTCTTGCGGCACAGTTAGACCAAGAGTTCAAAAGTTTTTCTAGAAATCCTCAGGTAAACAGATTCATAAGGGCAGGAAAAAATTTTAATAATATGATGTCTAAATTATATAAGGAAATAAATAATCAATTAGATTCTGAACTAAAATAG
- a CDS encoding ROK family transcriptional regulator has protein sequence MRNIDRADKKLMKRINRLVVLNLMRQEGPISRSHLAKKSSLNPATISSITMTLIEEGIVREIGSGESSGGRKPILLELNKENVYAIGVDMGIEKVSAGIVNIDGDLMVKETLYFSKNGDFKDKVNTIKKAIKKVINNENIAYEKVLGIGMGLHGVVNSKEGILSYAPAFNYYDINVKDYFEKEFEKVIKIQNDVRVMALGEKWFGKATECEDFILLNVGMGIGAGIYVNGELYEGKQFAAGEIGHIHITEENIRCKCGRVGCLEALASGSAIKDRFLEKIKGGETSTLRDKFKGNLEKVTSKDIYEEGLLGDEICISIMKDTGYYLGLAISILINILNPEKVLLAGGVSNAKEFIYDEIKRVVEEKSILNCKRLYIGETDLKENGGIIGAAALIIRDLFSIN, from the coding sequence TTGAGAAATATAGATAGAGCTGATAAGAAATTAATGAAGAGAATTAATAGGCTAGTTGTCCTAAACTTAATGAGACAAGAAGGTCCCATATCAAGGTCTCATCTAGCTAAAAAATCTAGTTTAAATCCAGCCACCATATCTAGTATTACTATGACGTTAATAGAAGAGGGCATAGTTAGAGAGATAGGAAGTGGAGAGTCTAGTGGTGGAAGAAAGCCTATTTTACTAGAACTAAATAAGGAAAATGTATATGCCATAGGAGTAGATATGGGAATTGAAAAGGTTAGTGCAGGCATAGTAAATATAGATGGAGATTTAATGGTAAAAGAAACTTTATATTTCAGTAAAAATGGAGATTTTAAGGATAAGGTAAATACCATAAAGAAGGCAATAAAAAAAGTAATTAATAATGAAAATATAGCATATGAAAAAGTGTTGGGCATTGGAATGGGTCTTCACGGTGTAGTAAATTCTAAAGAAGGTATATTATCCTATGCGCCAGCATTTAATTATTATGATATAAATGTGAAAGACTATTTTGAAAAAGAATTTGAAAAAGTCATAAAGATACAAAATGATGTTAGGGTTATGGCTTTAGGGGAAAAGTGGTTTGGGAAAGCAACAGAATGTGAAGATTTCATACTTTTAAATGTGGGCATGGGAATAGGAGCAGGAATCTACGTAAATGGAGAACTATATGAAGGGAAACAATTTGCAGCAGGGGAAATTGGCCATATACATATAACAGAAGAAAACATAAGGTGTAAATGTGGTAGAGTTGGATGTCTAGAAGCTTTAGCTTCAGGTTCTGCCATAAAAGATAGGTTTCTAGAAAAAATAAAAGGTGGAGAAACATCTACTCTAAGAGATAAATTTAAAGGAAATTTAGAAAAAGTAACTTCAAAAGATATATATGAAGAAGGTCTCCTAGGTGATGAGATATGTATATCTATAATGAAAGATACTGGTTATTATCTGGGGCTAGCCATATCCATACTAATTAACATACTAAATCCTGAGAAGGTATTGTTAGCAGGTGGAGTTTCTAATGCTAAGGAATTTATATATGATGAAATTAAAAGGGTAGTAGAGGAAAAAAGTATATTAAATTGTAAAAGATTATATATAGGGGAAACTGATTTAAAGGAAAATGGAGGAATTATAGGAGCAGCAGCTCTAATAATAAGAGATCTATTTTCTATTAATTAA
- a CDS encoding aldose epimerase family protein — MQLGKNYFGKTKDGEHVYEYIIENKNGFKVNILNYGGIITEILAPDRNNKYENVVLGFNNIQDYEEKSPYFGCIVGRTAGRISGGKFTIDEEQYKLVKNNGSNNLHGGSKAFDKVLWQVEEIVEKDYISLILYYESKHLEEGYPGNLKVKVIYTIDEENTLNVNYEAITDRKTIINLTNHSYFNLSGNLKEDILNQKLTIKADKYVRVNEEILPTGELMDVNNTAFDFKEGKRVGSHIHDNIRDLKICGGYDHPFVFNRAEGYKALLEDEKSGRRLEVYTDQPVAVLYTGNFIDDTITLKEGIVGRKHLGLCIETQDYPDHINQPNFPTTLYTPENKYRAYTMYKFSKM; from the coding sequence ATGCAATTAGGCAAAAATTACTTTGGAAAAACTAAAGATGGGGAACACGTATATGAATATATTATAGAGAATAAGAATGGATTTAAAGTAAATATTTTAAATTATGGGGGAATAATCACAGAAATTCTTGCACCAGATAGAAATAATAAATATGAAAATGTAGTATTAGGTTTTAATAATATACAGGATTATGAGGAAAAATCACCCTACTTTGGTTGTATAGTAGGAAGAACGGCAGGAAGAATATCAGGTGGAAAGTTTACTATAGATGAGGAACAGTATAAACTCGTAAAAAATAATGGGAGCAACAATTTACATGGAGGTAGCAAGGCCTTTGACAAAGTCCTATGGCAAGTGGAAGAAATTGTAGAGAAAGATTATATAAGCTTAATTTTATATTATGAAAGTAAGCATTTAGAAGAAGGATATCCAGGTAACTTAAAAGTAAAGGTGATATATACCATAGATGAGGAAAATACCCTTAACGTAAATTATGAAGCAATCACTGACAGAAAAACCATTATAAATTTAACTAATCATTCATATTTTAATTTATCTGGAAATTTAAAAGAAGATATATTAAATCAAAAGCTAACTATAAAGGCTGATAAATATGTAAGAGTAAATGAAGAAATCCTTCCAACTGGAGAGCTAATGGATGTTAATAATACAGCCTTTGACTTCAAAGAAGGTAAAAGGGTGGGAAGTCATATTCATGATAATATTAGGGATTTAAAAATTTGTGGAGGATATGACCATCCCTTTGTATTTAATAGGGCTGAAGGTTATAAAGCTCTACTTGAAGATGAAAAAAGTGGTAGAAGATTAGAAGTATATACGGATCAGCCAGTGGCTGTTTTGTATACGGGAAATTTTATTGATGATACCATAACATTGAAGGAAGGAATAGTAGGTAGAAAACATTTAGGCCTATGTATAGAGACACAGGACTATCCAGATCATATAAACCAACCTAATTTTCCAACAACCCTTTATACTCCAGAAAATAAATATAGGGCATATACTATGTATAAATTTTCAAAAATGTAG
- the galT gene encoding UDP-glucose--hexose-1-phosphate uridylyltransferase produces MDINIFYEIDKLIDYGINRELIKEEDIIYTRNRILEILNLDEYKQCEKPIQKKEDLNEILDNILNWAYDNKILESNTSVYRDLLDSKIMGAFVKRPSDIIKEFNELYEEDPKKATDYFYGLSKDCNYIRMDRINKNLVWKTETPYGKLDITINLSKPEKDPKAIAAAKNMKNSKYPKCLLCKENEGYKGRLNHPARQNHRIIPIHINDEKWFLQYSPYVYYNEHSIIFKGEHEPMKICKDTFNRLLDFVEKFPHYFVGSNADLPIVGGSILSHDHFQGGCYDFPMAVAPMKGKVNFKGFEDVGGEIVSWYMSVVRIRSKNKNRLVTLGEKILNKWKQYSDSSVGIHSHTDDLEHNTITPIGRMRDGLFELDLVLRNNRTSEKYPLGIFHPHNEVHHIKKENIGLIEVMGLAVLPARLKVELETLKDILLNKVNIGDFDYMEKHREWYEELKCKYNNFTIENIDNILKDEVGKKFSMALEHAGVFKDNEIGNSAFLKFIDFVNN; encoded by the coding sequence ATGGATATTAATATTTTTTATGAAATAGATAAGCTAATAGATTATGGAATTAATAGAGAACTAATAAAAGAAGAAGACATAATTTATACGAGAAATAGGATACTAGAAATACTAAATTTAGATGAGTATAAACAGTGTGAAAAACCTATACAAAAAAAAGAAGATTTAAATGAAATATTAGATAATATTTTGAATTGGGCCTATGATAATAAGATATTAGAATCTAATACTAGTGTATATAGGGATTTATTAGACAGTAAAATAATGGGGGCATTTGTAAAAAGACCATCAGACATAATAAAAGAGTTCAATGAATTGTATGAAGAGGATCCTAAGAAAGCTACAGATTATTTTTATGGTTTAAGCAAAGATTGTAATTATATTAGAATGGATAGAATAAATAAGAACTTAGTTTGGAAGACAGAAACTCCCTATGGGAAGTTAGACATAACAATAAATTTATCTAAGCCTGAAAAGGACCCAAAGGCTATTGCAGCTGCTAAAAACATGAAAAATAGTAAGTATCCAAAATGTCTTTTATGTAAGGAAAATGAAGGATACAAGGGTCGGTTAAATCATCCAGCTAGGCAAAATCATAGAATAATTCCCATTCATATTAATGATGAAAAGTGGTTTTTACAATATTCACCCTACGTATATTATAATGAGCACAGCATAATATTTAAAGGTGAACATGAACCGATGAAAATTTGCAAAGATACTTTTAATAGGTTGTTAGATTTTGTAGAAAAATTTCCTCACTATTTTGTAGGTTCAAATGCAGACTTACCCATAGTAGGAGGATCCATACTATCCCATGACCACTTTCAAGGGGGATGTTATGACTTTCCCATGGCAGTAGCTCCCATGAAAGGCAAAGTGAACTTTAAGGGATTTGAAGATGTGGGTGGAGAAATTGTAAGCTGGTATATGTCCGTTGTTAGAATTAGATCTAAGAACAAAAATAGACTAGTTACTTTAGGAGAGAAAATTTTAAATAAATGGAAGCAATATTCAGATAGCTCTGTAGGAATACATTCTCATACAGATGATTTAGAACATAATACCATAACACCAATAGGTCGAATGAGAGATGGTTTATTTGAACTTGATTTAGTCCTTAGGAACAATAGAACCAGTGAAAAATATCCACTGGGAATTTTTCATCCCCATAATGAAGTTCATCATATAAAGAAAGAAAATATAGGACTTATAGAAGTTATGGGTCTTGCCGTATTACCAGCCAGATTGAAAGTGGAATTAGAAACTTTAAAGGATATTTTATTAAATAAGGTGAATATAGGTGACTTTGATTATATGGAGAAACATAGGGAGTGGTATGAAGAATTAAAATGTAAATATAATAACTTTACCATAGAAAATATTGATAATATTTTAAAGGATGAAGTGGGAAAGAAGTTTAGTATGGCCTTAGAACATGCGGGAGTCTTTAAAGACAATGAAATAGGAAACAGTGCCTTTTTAAAGTTTATAGATTTTGTAAACAATTAG
- the galE gene encoding UDP-glucose 4-epimerase GalE: MILVCGGAGYIGSHMVYELIDQNEEVIIVDNLQTGHEDAIHERAKFYKGDIRDKEFLDRVFKENNIEAVIHFAANSLVGESMTNPIKYYDNNVYGTQVLLEVMKDNGVKKIVFSSTAATYGEPERVPIVETDKTEPTNPYGETKLAMEKMFKWADAAYGIKYISLRYFNVAGAHESGKIGEDHNPETHLIPLILQVPLGKRDRIYMFGDDYDTQDGTCVRDYIHVTDLAEAHILALKSLRAGNDSNIYNLGNGEGFSVKEMIEAARRVTNHEIPALISDRRPGDPAKLIASAEKAKKELGWKPKYINVETIIESAWKWHKNNPNGFNK, from the coding sequence ATGATATTAGTATGTGGGGGAGCAGGGTATATAGGTAGTCATATGGTTTATGAATTAATAGATCAAAATGAAGAGGTTATAATAGTAGATAATCTTCAAACAGGTCATGAAGATGCCATACATGAAAGGGCAAAATTTTATAAGGGAGATATTAGGGATAAGGAATTTTTAGATCGAGTATTTAAAGAAAATAATATAGAGGCAGTTATACATTTTGCAGCTAATTCATTGGTGGGAGAAAGTATGACTAATCCAATTAAATATTATGATAACAATGTATATGGAACTCAAGTTCTTCTAGAAGTTATGAAGGATAATGGTGTTAAGAAAATAGTATTTTCGTCTACAGCTGCAACTTATGGAGAACCGGAGAGGGTTCCTATTGTGGAAACGGACAAAACAGAACCTACAAATCCATATGGTGAGACAAAGCTTGCCATGGAAAAAATGTTTAAGTGGGCTGATGCAGCTTATGGAATAAAATATATATCCCTTAGATACTTTAACGTGGCGGGAGCCCATGAGAGTGGAAAGATTGGAGAAGATCATAATCCAGAGACTCATTTAATTCCTCTTATTTTGCAAGTACCCCTTGGAAAAAGAGATAGAATTTATATGTTTGGTGATGACTATGATACCCAGGATGGAACTTGTGTAAGGGACTATATTCATGTTACTGATTTGGCAGAGGCACACATATTGGCCTTAAAGAGCTTAAGAGCAGGTAATGATAGTAATATATATAATTTAGGTAATGGAGAGGGCTTTAGTGTGAAAGAAATGATAGAAGCTGCAAGACGTGTGACAAATCATGAGATTCCAGCCCTAATAAGTGATAGAAGGCCAGGAGATCCAGCTAAATTAATTGCTTCTGCAGAGAAAGCTAAGAAAGAATTAGGATGGAAACCTAAGTATATAAATGTAGAAACTATTATTGAGAGTGCATGGAAGTGGCATAAAAATAACCCTAATGGTTTTAATAAATAG
- a CDS encoding galactokinase translates to MDLKTDLKKEFEIVFDSRDSIRYFLAPGRVNLIGEHIDYNGGYVFPCALNFGTYGLVRKRDDNKIRMYSKNFKELGIIEFHLEELIYKKDHNWANYPKGVIKIFKDNGFNVDKGLDIFFYGNIPNGAGLSSSASIEMVTAVILKEVFNLEVDMVDMVKMAQRAENEFIGVNCGIMDQFAIGMGKEDNAILLDCNTLDYEYAPVSLKDHVIVIANTNKKRGLADSKYNERRMECEKGLFQLKEKLSIDNLCDLNVEQFEENKLLIVNEVNRKRAKHAVYENERTKKAVKALNNNNVHEFGKLMNESHTSLRDDYEVTGCELDTLVELAWREEGVIGSRMTGAGFGGCTVSIVEKNRVNEFITNVANAYMKEIGYEADFYVATIGHGAREI, encoded by the coding sequence ATGGACTTAAAGACGGATTTGAAAAAAGAATTTGAGATTGTATTTGATAGCAGGGATTCTATTAGATACTTTTTAGCACCTGGAAGAGTAAATTTAATAGGAGAACATATAGATTATAATGGTGGATATGTGTTTCCATGTGCTCTTAACTTTGGAACTTATGGTTTAGTTAGAAAAAGAGATGATAATAAGATAAGAATGTATTCTAAGAACTTTAAAGAATTAGGAATAATAGAGTTTCATTTAGAAGAATTAATTTATAAAAAGGATCATAATTGGGCTAATTATCCAAAGGGTGTTATAAAAATATTTAAAGATAATGGGTTTAATGTGGATAAAGGTCTAGATATATTTTTTTATGGAAATATACCTAATGGAGCAGGTTTATCATCATCTGCATCTATAGAGATGGTTACGGCAGTCATATTAAAGGAAGTGTTTAATTTAGAGGTAGATATGGTAGACATGGTAAAAATGGCTCAGAGGGCAGAAAATGAGTTTATAGGAGTAAACTGTGGAATAATGGACCAGTTTGCCATAGGTATGGGGAAAGAGGATAATGCCATACTATTAGATTGTAATACATTAGATTACGAATATGCCCCTGTTTCCTTAAAAGACCATGTTATTGTTATTGCCAATACAAATAAGAAGCGGGGCCTTGCAGACTCTAAATATAATGAGAGAAGAATGGAATGTGAAAAGGGATTATTCCAATTAAAAGAAAAATTAAGTATAGATAATCTATGCGATTTGAATGTGGAACAATTTGAAGAAAATAAATTATTAATAGTTAATGAAGTGAATAGAAAAAGGGCTAAGCATGCCGTGTATGAAAATGAAAGAACTAAAAAAGCTGTGAAAGCTTTAAACAATAATAATGTACATGAATTTGGAAAGCTTATGAATGAATCACATACATCTTTAAGGGATGACTATGAGGTTACAGGATGTGAATTGGACACTTTAGTGGAACTAGCTTGGAGAGAAGAGGGAGTAATTGGATCTAGAATGACTGGTGCCGGTTTTGGTGGTTGTACTGTGTCTATAGTGGAAAAAAATAGGGTAAATGAATTTATTACTAATGTGGCAAATGCATACATGAAAGAGATAGGATATGAGGCAGACTTTTATGTGGCTACAATAGGTCATGGAGCTAGAGAGATTTAG
- a CDS encoding helix-turn-helix transcriptional regulator: protein MTREDFIKIIDAKVKLIRNEFNYTQDKMAQILGISKKTLIQVEKGRSSLGWTTSVALCTLFKNSEIIEMLFGGSVEDLLLTLAFDNYEENFPKTLGGKVWWKHVEEKSGYKIQQNIISSHYRILDEKDRRISSSFDLDYIEDQFKKLTSS, encoded by the coding sequence TTGACAAGAGAAGATTTTATAAAGATCATAGATGCGAAGGTTAAATTGATTAGAAATGAATTCAATTATACCCAGGACAAAATGGCTCAAATACTGGGTATATCTAAAAAGACTTTAATTCAAGTAGAAAAAGGAAGATCGTCCTTAGGTTGGACAACCTCCGTAGCATTATGCACCTTATTCAAAAACAGTGAAATAATTGAAATGCTCTTTGGTGGAAGTGTGGAAGATTTATTATTAACATTGGCTTTTGATAATTATGAGGAAAATTTCCCAAAGACCTTAGGTGGTAAAGTTTGGTGGAAACATGTTGAAGAAAAATCTGGATATAAAATTCAACAAAATATAATTTCTTCTCATTATAGAATTTTAGACGAAAAGGACAGACGAATTTCATCTTCCTTTGACTTAGATTATATTGAAGACCAATTTAAAAAATTAACTTCTTCATAA
- a CDS encoding (Fe-S)-binding protein translates to MEPREDKLKKIKDEYDKCIDCNLCTRECLLLERYGTSPKNILKEMMEGPINEEMVFSCSLCGHCEKVCPKNVDFKKLFLACRTYVQHNKKTFNGVDIHQRLSFSKIFSLERKGKIVFFPGCSLISENPHTLMKTYKYLKEKIPPLEIMIKCCGNPTNCLGKEEEFKKRIGHLEKSFRSNDVEEVVVACQNCYMTIKKNIDIKVTSLWTLLDEIGIPKKERSCENRVFALHDPCPTRYEHEIHESVRNILRKMDVNIEEFKNNRENTLCCGVGGMASIFNRELSLDQMRKRANEVDSKWIVTYCAECVSSLQRGGKEGIHILDLIFNEKVKSKEEKSLMTKWRNRYEFKKHIEEL, encoded by the coding sequence ATGGAACCTAGGGAAGATAAATTAAAAAAAATAAAGGATGAATATGATAAATGCATAGATTGTAATCTTTGTACTAGGGAATGCCTCTTACTTGAAAGATATGGTACTTCGCCTAAAAACATATTGAAAGAAATGATGGAAGGACCTATAAATGAAGAAATGGTATTTTCATGTTCTTTATGTGGTCATTGTGAGAAGGTTTGTCCTAAAAATGTTGATTTTAAGAAATTATTTTTAGCGTGTAGGACATATGTACAACATAATAAAAAAACTTTTAATGGAGTAGATATACATCAAAGGTTGAGCTTTTCTAAAATTTTTTCACTAGAAAGGAAGGGGAAAATAGTATTTTTTCCGGGATGCAGTCTTATTTCAGAGAATCCCCATACTCTAATGAAAACATACAAATACTTAAAAGAGAAAATACCACCTTTGGAAATTATGATAAAATGTTGTGGAAATCCTACCAATTGTCTAGGGAAAGAAGAAGAATTTAAAAAAAGGATAGGGCATTTAGAAAAATCCTTTAGGTCAAATGATGTGGAGGAAGTGGTAGTAGCCTGTCAAAATTGTTATATGACCATTAAAAAAAATATAGATATTAAGGTCACGTCCTTATGGACCCTATTAGATGAAATAGGTATACCTAAAAAAGAAAGGTCATGTGAAAATAGAGTATTTGCCCTTCATGATCCTTGTCCCACTAGATATGAACATGAAATTCATGAATCTGTAAGAAATATATTAAGGAAGATGGATGTAAATATAGAAGAGTTTAAAAATAATAGGGAGAATACCCTATGCTGTGGTGTTGGAGGAATGGCATCCATATTTAATAGGGAATTATCATTAGATCAAATGAGAAAAAGGGCTAATGAAGTAGATTCAAAGTGGATAGTGACCTATTGTGCAGAGTGTGTCAGTTCACTCCAACGTGGAGGGAAGGAAGGAATTCATATTTTAGATTTAATATTCAATGAAAAAGTAAAATCGAAAGAAGAGAAATCTTTAATGACAAAATGGAGAAATAGATATGAATTTAAAAAACATATAGAAGAACTTTAG
- a CDS encoding sulfurtransferase has product MKKILKTFGIMTILISMIFTGCTNTVEENKDVVKEINMEYVDDSYITSVDWLKENLNNDNLLIIDARGEKPYKGGHIPGAISVSWQQFSKMDEAPGNEDWGTVLDKDDLSKKLSQIGVNMDKEIVVYANTKAWGEDGRILWMLRMAGLDNSKLLDGGWNLWEEKGYETTKEEKAYEATDFKIEKLDESLVISTEELSSNMDNIKILDSRKKIEYDGAIKYGEKRGGHIKDATLLTFDDLLNGDGTFKNPTELDEIFKQAGLNQEDEIATYCTAGIRSAHLVIGLRMMGYENAKNYDASFYEWAAKSELPIE; this is encoded by the coding sequence ATGAAGAAAATATTAAAGACTTTTGGTATTATGACTATTTTAATAAGTATGATCTTTACTGGATGTACAAATACAGTAGAGGAAAATAAGGATGTTGTTAAGGAAATTAATATGGAGTATGTGGATGATAGCTATATAACTAGTGTAGACTGGTTAAAGGAAAATCTAAATAATGATAATTTATTAATAATAGATGCTAGAGGAGAAAAGCCTTATAAGGGAGGCCATATTCCTGGAGCTATTAGTGTAAGTTGGCAACAATTTAGTAAAATGGATGAGGCACCTGGAAATGAAGACTGGGGAACTGTATTAGATAAGGATGACCTTAGTAAGAAATTGTCACAAATTGGTGTTAACATGGACAAGGAAATAGTGGTTTATGCTAATACTAAAGCCTGGGGAGAAGATGGGCGTATTCTTTGGATGTTAAGAATGGCAGGACTAGATAATTCTAAACTATTAGATGGTGGTTGGAACTTATGGGAAGAAAAAGGATATGAAACTACTAAGGAAGAAAAAGCTTATGAGGCAACGGACTTTAAAATAGAAAAGTTAGATGAGAGTTTAGTAATATCAACAGAAGAGCTAAGTAGTAATATGGACAATATAAAGATACTGGATAGCAGAAAGAAAATAGAATATGATGGGGCTATTAAATACGGTGAAAAAAGAGGAGGCCATATTAAAGATGCTACCCTATTGACATTTGATGATTTATTAAATGGAGATGGAACTTTTAAGAATCCTACAGAATTAGATGAAATATTTAAACAGGCTGGACTAAATCAGGAGGACGAGATAGCTACTTATTGTACAGCAGGTATTCGTTCAGCTCACTTAGTAATAGGGCTTAGAATGATGGGTTATGAAAATGCAAAGAATTATGATGCTTCATTTTATGAATGGGCAGCAAAGAGTGAATTACCAATAGAGTAA